Within the Nerophis ophidion isolate RoL-2023_Sa linkage group LG01, RoL_Noph_v1.0, whole genome shotgun sequence genome, the region atatatacatatatatatacatatatatatacatatatatatacatatatatacatatatatatacatatatatatatacatatacatatatatatatacatatacatatatatatacatatatatatacatatatatatatatacatatacatatacatatacatatatatatatatatatatatatatatatatatatatatatatacacacacacacacacacacacatatatatacattacacatataccgtatttccttgaattgccgcaaggcatatagtatgcgcctgccttgaattactgcagggtcaaactcgtttcgcaaaataattagtgcaagcctttggtaagcgcaggagtgacaagaagttttaaattaattagcgccctggcggcaattcaaggaaatacggtacatacatacacacacacatatatgtgtatgtatgtactgtgtgtgtgtgtgtgtgtgtgtgtgtgtgtgtgtgtgtatgtatatatatatatatatatatatatatatgtactgtgtgtatatatatatatatatatatatatatatatatacacacacacacacatatatgtgtgtgtgtgtgtatgtatgtaccgtatttccttgaattgccgccagggcgctaattaatttaaaacctcttgtcactcctgcgcttaccaaaggcttgcactaattattttgcgaaacgagtttgaccctgcagtaattcaaggcaggcgcatactatatgccttgcggcatatatatatatatatatatatatatatatatatatatatatatatatatatatatatatatatatatatatatatatatatatatatatatatatatatatatatatatatatatatatatatatatatatatatatatatatatatatatatatatatatatatatatatatatatatatatatatatatatatatatatatatatatatatatatatatatatatatatatatatatatatatatatgtgtgtatgtatatatgtactgtgtgtatatatatatatatatatatatacacacacacacacacacacacacacacagtacatacatacacatatatatatacacacacacatatatatatacacacgcacacacacatatatatatatatatacacacacacacacacacagtacatacatacacatatatatatatacacacatatatatatatacacacacatacagtacatacatacacatacacatatatacatacatacacatatatatatatatatatacacatatatatatatacacatatatacatatatatatatatatatatatatatacatatacatatacacacacacacacactagggctgggcaacgattaaaagttttaatcaaagttaatcgcactatttctccgattaatcgcgattaactgtattgtatacgcaaagcccaataatgaattcaaaagtagtgtgtagtgcacctttattggaatattctcccatatgaacaaaagcaccaaaacatttgttgtgcaaatacaatttaaatcagtacttgttaaatagtagcagttaaaatgtaaatacaaacattcaagcttattgccactgctaGGGTATTTAAATGatcttgtttgttatggaaaataaatataatctacaaacaaatctctgagccacaatcataacatcagaacaggcaatttctgaggtaactgcagaaacatttgttttatcagggagaaagaaaaaaaaaagtttgaagcaCAAAACACTTCACTGCTGGGATTTCCCTTACAGGGGACTAGAATGTAAAGTCCATGTTAATAATGGTGTTCCTTCAGAGAATGTCACTCAACTCGGTGCAGTTTGTTCATTCTTAAAACTTGACAGCCATTAATTTTAAATGTACTGCCCTATGAATAAAGTGCCAGAACATTTTCTGTGCAAACACACTTAACACTGTATAACTTCAGTGAAGTGCCCTGCGCATATTTCAGCATAATGCCTCTCCTCTGTTATCATTACAGACAGAGCATGTGAATGCACTTTTCATCAATATAATGCACTGTAACTCAGAGGTAATTATGCTTACCGGTTGATATCCAGTAGTCCCCACTGAGAGTAACTACAGCTGCACGTTGTAAAGTTGTCACTTTTACAGTCCTCTCCTTTCCATACAACTGGTGTATTCTCCGTGCGATTGTGCGtcttgatggcggctcatacgtgATGTTACTTATTGCGATTAGCACAATGTTTTTCAGGCCGGCGTCTTCCACAACACTAATGGGCCTACAGTCTGGAACTATCTACTTCGCTAAGGCATTTGTTAGATTCTCTTGCTCTCCTTTATCTCTACTTCTCCCGCACGCTGGCTCCACATTCTGCCTTGTTGAATGGTGTGCTCGCATCAACAGTGTGCTTCGCGTGAAGGTGATATTTTGGACCGGAAGTACTCCTGTGATAAGAAAATTCAGCTCGGCAGTGGCTAAAAACCACTTTGCTTCTGTCAAATCCGCCGCCTGGAAGTACTTTATAATGAAAATGAAACTGTAAAAGTTCTGTTGCGTTACCAATGTTCTccatgcttgttttgtttttttccgcaTTCCCTTTCCGCAGGAGCCAGCAATAGGCgttaaaataaaagcatgtaaacaacatacgcaaatgcgcgataaaattgtcggcgttaatagattgatgagttaacttgtaattaacgcattaacttgcccacccctaatatatacacactatatatatatacacacacacgtatgtatgtatatatatatatacacatatatatacatatatatatacatacatatatatacatatatatatatatatatatacatatatatatatatatacatatacatatatatatatatatacatatacatatacatatatatatacatatatatatatatacatatatatatacatacatacatatatacatatatatatatatacatacatacatatatacatatatatatatatacatacatatatatatacatacatatatacatatacacatatatatatatacatatacacatatatatatatacatatatacatatacacatatatatatatatacatatacacatatatacatacacatatatacatacatatatatatatacatatacacatatatacatacatatatatatatacatatacacatatatacatacatatatatatatacatatacacatatatacatacatatatatatatacatatacacatatatacatatatatatatatacatatacacatatatacatacatatatatatatatacatatacacatatatacatacatatatatatacatatacacatatatacatacatatatatatatacacatatatacatacatatatatatacacatatatacatacatatatatatatatacacatatatacatacatatatatatatacatatacatacatacatatacatacatacatacatacatacatatacatatatacatacatatacatatatacacatatacatatacatatatacacatatacatatacatacatacatacatacatacatacatacatacatacatacatatatatacatacatacatatacatacatatatatacatacatatatatatacatacatatatatacatatatatacatatatatacatatatatacatatatatacatatatatacatatatacatatatatatatacatatatatatatatatatatgtatatatatatacatatatatatatatatatatatatatacatatatacatatatacatatacatatatatatatatatatatatatatacatatatatatatatacatatatatatatatatacatatatacatatatacatatatacatatatatatatatatatatatatatatacatacatacacatacacacacacacacacacacacacacacacacacacacacacacacacacacacacacacacacaactcggACGTTTTAGATTGACGGATggttttattatttacatttttttggtaTTCATAATATGAGTGATGTTCAAGTGTTAATGCGATTCTTAAAAACCTGCTAaattatgtaatatatatatatttttggtcaTGGCAGTCCTACAGTACGCAGAATGTTTATTCTCGAATCAATAAATAATTAGTATGCATTTATATTTTTGATAGATATTTTCGTTAAAATTATTTCTGTCTTTCATGACCTTTTGTCTTTAGATaattttattgtcaatattatatttatatttcttaATTCTATAAGGATATAAATTAAAACAATATTCAGGTTCaggcattttaaatatttttttcatgtcaataaaagacaattttatttaaataatttttactaTTTAACTTCAAACAAAATTAGGAAAACAGAATGCAAACAACCCAGGGAACAGAAACAGACCTGTTATCGTCGTCGTCTCGACTGTTGACATCAGCGCCGCACTCAAGGAGGATGGAGGTGACAATGAGCGAGGGGAACTTGCAGACGGGGTAGCGGCCCACACAGGTGGTGTTGCGGTCCACGGCCAGGTGGAGCGGGCTGAAGCCGTTCTTGCCACACGGATGAAGCTTCAAGAACCTGCGGAGACGTGCGGCAAGATAGTGAAGAAATGCCGCAAAACCACAATGATTCCCACCAGACATACTCCAATTTTAAAAGTGTCAGTCTCTTCGGGAGACATGTCCACACCTGTAGATGGTCTCCTTTTTGAAGTGGTCCTGCTCCGTAGTGCACGGCACCTTCTCCAAAAGGCAGACCAGGTGCAAGATGATGGAGAGCGCCTTGCTGAGCTGCGGGGGGTCGAGAGGCAGCGACCTCCTCTGTTGAATGGCGCGCTCGATCTCCAGCACGCTTTTAGTGAGGATCCCCATCAGGTCCTCGAAGGACACCGACGTCCCCAGCAACCCCTTGGCCCGGTCCTGCAGCATGAAGGAGAAGAGCTCGGCGAAAGACAGCAGGCTGGAGGCTGTCATGGGGCTCAGGGGGTCCAGGTTGCTCTGCTGCATGTCCAAGGCGTACTTCCACAGGTTGATGCAGCGCTCAAAGTTCCCCGAGTCGGCATAGACGGCGCCGCGGTATCGGATGTAGTAAGACGTGTCCGGATGCTGTGGGCCGAGGATTCGCTCGCGGATGAGCAGAGCCTGCATGCGCATCTCATCAGGGTCCGATATGAGCCCGTCCAGTTCTTCTCCGTTAGTCACCTGGTAGATGGAAAAATGTCCAAGCAACAAAATCAGGTTCTGAGAGCACGCCTTAGCCCAAAAGTTTCCCGACGTAACGCAGTTCAAGGACCCACCTCCCTGGCATAGTCGTAGGCCATGATCAGCTGCTTGGGTTCCGGTTTGTGGACCACGTTGTTGCTGTCCATGTACCTGAAGTCCATAGCTTTCTTCCAGTACTTTAATGCGCCAAGCAGGTCTCGCTTTTTGTCCACAAAAGTGGCTCCAAGGAGCTCCAGGGCGTCGATGCACTCCTTGTGGCTAgtctataaaaaaaattaaaataataaaaaaagacaatgtTTTTAGTGCGCGTGGTCATTAATGTACAAGTGTATTGCACGACACAGCAGCAACGGAACCAATGTTGTAAAGGTGATAAGGAGCAAACTGCTCAGTTAGCATTGATGAAGAGTATTTTGTAAGTAAACAGCTTGGCAAGTGTAACGCCAACAGTTAAGTAATGACAACATTCTCAAGTGTATGCAGAGGTAGATAAAGATGCTCGAGGCTGACGACTTATGACTCGAGATTTTCGTGAAAATGTACACAATCGctgattaatgccttttaatgctgATCAAATGCGGATGCCCTTTGGctgtaggactgggcgatatggccttttattaatatttcaatattctagagccatgtcacgatacacgttTAAATTTCTCGATATTTTGCCCTAGCCTTGtatgaacatttgatgcatataatcacaacagtattatgattctgtgtctaaattaaaacatttttgttcatactgcattattatatgctcattttaaattttcatgcagagaggaaaatcacaactaagtcaattgaccaaaactgtatttattaaacagttattaagcagtggcacaaacattcatgtaatttcaaaacagaaagtacaagatggtcagagacattttcacacaagctattagtgcacttttgtgcatgatgtcactaagaggacataacaaaacactaaattaaagtgcactctttctacagaacgccactacaatagttaaaaacacagtggacttttgtgcatgatgtcacacaagatattttaataactgtcaaataaaaataagctgcattatcggtaatcaaatagtgtatgtccttcgctatgtggtaggttcctgcggatgttatctccggTTGACGAttttttttccatacggtgttgatgtggaaattgttgctttggcattttgtgggtgtggcacctaacggagatgttgacatgcagagtttcaaagaCTCTACaatctctagcgggtgacttttcaaattatgctacaaattagcagtgctgctactttttgtagcaactctttttgcagcaacatattcccacttgaagccaaatgcACTCCATGCTgtctttcttgggaattaatttttcctccatttgttaccagattcgcaccttctctttcAAGATTATCaatcgcaacgcaccgttagcatcacagctaatgttacccgtgtagctacctctctgctcgggaagggcgtgtgatgttgcacacgtgacgtatgtaagaaggtgcgcctgtttaagtctctgtgagaaggatagacaagaaagagtgggaaacgcatgttgtgtaatgcccgcagctaaaggcaactgtgtgagaacatatacatgaatatcacgataaagtcattttctatatcgcacagagacaaacccgcgatatatcgagtatatcaatatatcgcccagccctatatggaACCACATTACAGGAGAAAGTAAATagttattaacagtaaattaacaaatacatgaatgatCACTACAGAGAGGtcaatatttttctttttcttttaatcacctttttgtttttgttaaagttTACAAACTCAGGGTATAATTGCATGGACACAAGAGGACCAAAGGATTTTATAGAGTAATAGTAGTTTTAGCTCgcgtttagttattgtgtaccatTTAGGTGTTTTGATCAGACAATCGGAACCAGTAATTTTACATTAACAACTACTGTGTTGattttgttaaactgtcaataacaCTAACAATAAATAATTGAATTTACAGACAATCCATGTATTGGTATCGGCTGATTTCACTCACGGATGATCGATTTCGGAATCATCCGCATTAAACCCTGATCGAAACCTCCTCATGACACTTCAAAAGCAGCTACCACCATATCTAGTGgagttaataaactaaacaaagctAAAGCATTTACAGTTAAAAGTGATAGGGAGCCTCACCTGgtggtgtgtggtcaggtagTCTACGATGTTGGTGTGGCCCGTCACGCTAGCAGACAGCAGTGGGGTCATGCCGTAGCCGTCCTGCTCCATGGTCGCTTTGTACTGCAGCAGCATCCGCATGATCTCCAGACTGCCCGACTCCGCGCAGTCATGGAGCGCCGTATTGCCTGTTAGAAGACATAAAAACAATTAccattgtgtgtaaaaaaaataaaaaataataatgaacattTAGGTGGGTGGACACTTCAAAATTTACAACCTGAAGTTGCAAGGGAAACGTGTCaaactatttaaaaataaataaataaagaagccCAGCAATAATCTATATTCTTACAATAATGTTACTGATTATTATGTAATCATGTATTGGAAAAAGGAGTGCAGtactagcggtagaaaattgatggatggagagTTTGCTGTGTGAACAGGTGTAAGGAAAACAAGTTAGGAATTAGGAAGCTCGAATTTGGCTAAGGGAAGTTGAACCAGTACGTAAAGTACACAGTAAATACACGTGCATATTTGCTTTACAGCATTTGCAAGAGCGAGCATgtgtcaaaaatatttttatgggCATTTCAGTTTATGGATTTTTGCTCTTTACCTGTGGCCAAAAAGAAACTGTTGCAAATGGTGGGGATTAACTAGAAGCAACAGTTGCTTCTTATTACAACACATGCTAtgctaaaacatccatccatccaatttataccgcttgttccttttggggttgcaggggttctggggcggaaggcggtgtacaccctggacaagtcgccacctcattgcagggccaacacagatagacaacatccatccatccattttctaccgcttattccctttagggtcgcgggagcactggtgcctatctcagctacaatcgggcggaaggcggagtacaccctggacaagtcgcaacctcatcgcagagccaacacagacagacaacattcacactcacatttacacactagggccaatttagtgttgccagtcaacctatccccaggtgcatgtctttggaggtgggaggaagccggagtgcccagagagaacccacgcagtcacaaggagaacatgcaaactccagtaCCTTTGTATTTATAGGTCCAAAAAACTAAATCCGTCATAGGTTTAATTTAAGCAAATGTTATGATAGGCTTGAACCATTTGCACACATGGCTTTGGTCTCTTTTGAAAGATAACCAGTTGAATAGGTcttcattatttttttagaaaCACCTTTAAAATAACTAGCTTGAAAGTATGGACATGGAATCGTCCCATTTTAAGTTTTACAACAGTACTCCAACATTTTGTATTTTAACATAACCGGAATATATTTACCATACtaacatgaataaaaaaataatgcatgatATATATCAGGCAGATATTTATCAAGCTAATATGAGGAATTACGTCATACCAAATAATTGAGcaaatcccccgggaagagctagacgaagtggctggagagagggaagtctgggcttccctgcttaggctgctgcccccgcgacccgacctcggatgagcggaagatgatggatggataaccttttaatttatttatttttataaacgcTCCGAGGCAAAATTATTTGTACTGTGCAGTAGGTGTGTAAGGTGGAGCAAATCAAGCACTACTTTGTCCTGTAAACATCAACTTCCCTTGAGCTCACTGTAAACAAAGATGGCCTCCATCGTGTGGGACTTCACCGTTTCAGAGGAAGACATTTCCCGTGATATTTGCATcaaatgttctgcaaacattcCACGTGGAGGGAAAAAACGGAGTTTAAACACATGAAATGTTATCAGCCATCTGAAACAACAGTGTTTTGAAGGCCTGCGAAGACACCTGCGCTGCTTAACAGCCCCCAGAACCAGGGTCAAAGTGAGGTGTGCACAAAACTACAGTAAAATCgcaatatagaaaaataaatatcaataacAATTGGTATCAGTCTTGAGAAACATGACATCAGTATCAACTAGGTATAAACTATATGAAAAATCCATAATACTGTTATGACTAAAATTATCAGGTTATCATCACGATTACATTGCTCAAAAATTACTTATACACGTCAGATACTGTAATCTTCCATCAAACTTTAATTCCAACAACTAAAATAAATTGTGAACACCTCAGTCTCGTATTCCTCTGCATATAGATTGATCACTTTGTTCTAAGAGAGCATAACTTGAATAGCTTAGCTGCttggacagcaatgtgtttatataacTTTAGATTGGGTTATGTTGTTTTTACCTAATAGGGAATGAAATTGATGGTGTGTTTTCATGTTGGCATTTAAGCTAGCACTAGTCATTCCGTGAGTttatcaatcacgttttttttaacattttaatttaaaatgttaTTACCAACCATCGGGagttttaccgcggttatcattaatacAGTTTATTATTACATCCCTAGTATctactttaaaatatatatataccgtgcATCCCTATACAAGACTATATAAGTCTGATAAGATTAGTCTTATGTTCagggtctagagcagtggttcttaacctgggttagatcgaaccctaggggttcggtgagtcagccacagggtaaggctgggcgatatatttgatatatcgcgggttcgtctctgtgcgatatagaaaatgactatatcgtgatattggagtatatgttctcacgcagttgcttttagctgctggcattacactgcatgcgtttcccactctttcctgtctctcctcacagaaaAGCGCACCTTTTTAAACAAGTCACACACACtgtcgcgtcatacgccctcgcataaGAGgtagtagcagcatgggtaacattagctgtgatgctagtggagtgGTGAGAGTGAAAGGtgtcaatctggtaacaaatgaaggaagaattaattcctaagaaaaacagcaccgggtccatcgtctggcggtggtttggcttcaagcgggaatatgtccaacaagtatgcggcaaaagcgttgttataAAAAGTAGCAcatactgctaatttgtagcatcatttgaaatccttgaaactgcatgtcaacatcaccGTTGGGTGCCACActcacaaaatgccaaagcaaccgtTTCCAGATCGtataaaaaaattgtcaacagaatttaataatgtccgcagtaaccttcCACACAGCAAAGGACATGCACtttttgatttcctgttatgcagctcatttttatttgacagttattgaaatatcttttgacatcatgcacaaaagtggactttgttttaaactattgtagtggtgttctgtacaaaaattgcactttaatttagtgttgttttgatatgtcatcttagtgacatcacgcacaaaagcttgttttaaaatgtcactgacaatcttgcactttctgttttggaaatgacaatgtttgtgccactgcttaataaatacagttttgctaattttacttagttgtgatttccctctctgcatgaaagtttaaaatgatcatatattaatgcagtatgaacaataatgttttaatgtagacacatagaatcatcatactgatgtgattatatgcatcaagtttttATTCAAGCCCAAGGCAAAACATCgggatatatatcgtgtattgtgatatggcctaaaatatcgagatattaaaaaaaggccatatcacccagccctaatgaagtgttcattcaaggcaaaggcaaaatataaagatatatatatcttgtattgtggtatggcctaaaaatacctagatattaataaaaggccatatcgcccagccctattcagGGTCTAGAGCAGTGGGTTTtcacctgggttcaatcgaaccccaggggttcggtgagtcagcctgAGGGGTTTGACGGAGCAGagtcacacccgactcatcgtgtaaataaaatttTCTCCCTATCAGCTTTATGGCTATAAGTCAGACCCATTTGCATGTGTCtattttgttgtgagttcatgcactgtattGGTTTTGTTCTCTGAACAAGGTGATGatgcacagttcattttatgcaccactaaaaaaaacataactgtcttgaatttgaaaaaaaaaaacattttatttttcactaaagaagggttcggtgaatgcgcatataaaactggtgtggttcggtatctccaacaaggttaagaaccactggtctagagttttatacatgcaaaaaaaaaaaaacaggcggcGAGAAAATGACTTTTCCAGAGCTCTTCTTCAAGTCACTCATGAATACTAGTGGTCTGCAGAGATACAGtcttactgttgttgtttttttataaatgggCATTGTCAAAATGGTAATTTCACGATATTTTATGGGGAAAACACAGAACAAAGCCTTCCGGAATGGATTATGTTTGGCCTTGTATTACTTTTTCCACTCAACTATaaaagacctactgcaaaatcAGAAGAAAAAGTTTATGCATGGTATTTTAACTTCAGTAGAAACAAATCTTTTTATCCCAGTGGACAAAAAACACATGCTGCTGCGTGTAAACCCATGAAACTGCGAAGTACAAGGCGTGTCAGCTACTGCTGCAGTCACAGAAAGCTTTAAAAAGGATTTCCCCCACCTTCCTGACAACCTGAACCTGCGCAGTGTTGTTTTCAACACGTCGGGGAGGCAGGTCTCATCACAGGTATAACCTGGCGAGCCAGAGAGTGAACACTGCGTGGTATTTTTGAGCAAGTACAAACAAAGTGTACAGTAGTCAGCAGGTAAAATGAGTCATTTTTGTCCCGGCAGGTGTGCCTGATGGTGTTTCGGAACTACTGCGACAGAATTACAGTTACTTGCAGTTTAATGCTTAGGAGTTTGACCCACATACCAAGCGTTTCAGATATTTTAGGACAtctcaggggaaaaaaaaaataaaaaggttaaGTGATGTAACTTGTTTCCACTGCAACAATAATGTTATTCATTAGAGTTGGCCGACTTTGAGAGAGTATTTGAGGATTAATGTCACGGCAGTAGAGCTGCTGCACCTGATTTAGAGTTCAGGGATGTTCTTGATTAAActcttgtcagtttacgtgaCTCCTCCTCCACATTGCTCTGCGAGTCCAACCGAGACGGTTGACAGTGAACATTCCAGGGCATGAGGGAGTATGTGGGGA harbors:
- the fem1c gene encoding protein fem-1 homolog C, yielding MDLKTAVFNAARDGKLRLLQKLLENKDGQEVTKLMGEKTNGATPLLMASRYGHLELVEYLMECCCASVEVGGSVNFDGETIEGAPPLWAASAAGHLKVVQSLLGHGASVNSTTLTNSTPLRAACFDGHLDIVKYLVEHRADLEVANRHGHTCLMISCYKGHKEIAQYLLERGADVNRKSVKGNTALHDCAESGSLEIMRMLLQYKATMEQDGYGMTPLLSASVTGHTNIVDYLTTHHQTSHKECIDALELLGATFVDKKRDLLGALKYWKKAMDFRYMDSNNVVHKPEPKQLIMAYDYAREVTNGEELDGLISDPDEMRMQALLIRERILGPQHPDTSYYIRYRGAVYADSGNFERCINLWKYALDMQQSNLDPLSPMTASSLLSFAELFSFMLQDRAKGLLGTSVSFEDLMGILTKSVLEIERAIQQRRSLPLDPPQLSKALSIILHLVCLLEKVPCTTEQDHFKKETIYRFLKLHPCGKNGFSPLHLAVDRNTTCVGRYPVCKFPSLIVTSILLECGADVNSRDDDDNSPLHIAASNGHSDIMNLLVSWGTHFDSTNAFQQTACDLLDEKELARNVVQPINHTTLQCLAARVIVKHGLRYQGNIPEKLEAFVLLHR